In Sphingobacterium sp. R2, the genomic stretch TCGGATAGTGGGCGTTTATCTTTGTATAGCTAGATGAAAACAGTTTTTAAGATACTGTTGCAGTCTTTAATACATTACGGTAAGGGTAAGAATGGAAGATGTGTCTACGGGCAAATCGACCTAAAGAATCTGCATTGACAAATTTAATATAATCGTTTCGCTGAACACCGAAATATTCATATTGGCTGCCGTCTTGAAAAGTGATAGTCAATATTTGTCCTTTCCAGTCAATATCCTGAATACCAGAATTGGTAATTGTTTCTGTGTAGATCGGCAATTGTTGCTCTAATGTTTCAGAACAGATGCTTACCAGAAAGTGGTAGGCTTCGATCATTGCAACACTTTTCTCCTCTGCAGCCAAACGACCTTCTTCATCATTGACAAATTTATCTGGATGACATTCTTTCATGATTGTCCGGTAAGTAGATTTCAGGGTTTTGAGATCCACAGATTTATCTACGTTAAGTAACTTCCGGTAGTCGGCAATTTTTTTCATGGCGGCAAAGTTATGCTTAATAATCAGATTATTCGCTATAAGATAGGAAAAAAAACTTATTTCTTCAATATAGTTTTTATATAAAGCTGCTCGACCTTCTCCCTAGCCCAAGGTGTTTTTCTTAAAAAAGTTAACGAAGATTTGACACTCGGATTGTCATTGAAACATCGGATAGCTATGCGTTGACCGAGTTCTTCCCAGCCATAGTACGCTACTAAATATTCTATAATGGTGTCCAGTCTTTTACCGTGTAGTGGATTATTAATTTGTTCTTGCATGTCGTAAAGATAATAATCTTCAATTGATGGATCGTGCTAATTTTTACGATCAACGAGTTGTGCTGCCAGTTCCTTTAACGCAGTACGGAGTTGTTCATCCCAGATTTCTCCCAAATGGTCCAGTTTGCCCCTTACTCCTTTAATGAGCAGGTTTCTTTTTTCATCAATTTGAGCGCCTAATCCGCGCATGATGTGTTGTAATTCGTCGTGTGCATGTTCACCTTGTGCAGCGGCAGTGATGATACTTATGGGCTTATTGTTGAAAACTGTGGTTGCTGCGCACCACTCTAGTAGATTTTTTAATCCACTGGGGACACTGAAAATATATTCGGGACTGCTGATCAAAACAATATCTGCTTCTTGAATAATTTGACGTAATGCAATAATTTCAATAGGCGGATGGGAGCGGCTTTCTTCTGGATCAAAAGGCGGTAGTTCTTTCAAACGATCAAATAGCGTGAAATGGCTATCACCATTAATTTCTTGTTGAAGGTGCCTTATAATATGATGGTTGGATGAGTGGGTATTAGCACTACCTACAATCGCAAAAATAGTTTTCATGTGAGTCTAAATCTAATCAACAGTTGTCTAAATCCGTTGTTTCTGTATTTTATATATATGCTGTATGAAGAAACTAAATTACAACATTCGATTCAAACGATTTACTTAATTCTCCGATTTGCTATAATTTTTAGATGGGTTTGTTTCTGACCCAAATTTGCGCAGTAAGAAAAGCCGATCTGAGGTAAGATTTAGCAGGGATTTAAAGTATATAGAAGAAGGTGATTGAATCAGAAAAAAAGGATGGTGGACCAACACCATCCTTCATTGAAAAAATGATTAATCAAAAGCAACAACATACCCTATGTATTACTTTATATTAATTTTAACCATCGCTAAAATAGGATTTAAAATTGCTTATTGCAAATGAGAAATGGGATAGCACATGTATTGTTGATGGAGTATCGCGTGATATTGCCACCCTTATCAATTTTCAGCATCCGCTATAATGTCGTTTTGGAGATTTTTCGCGATATTTTAGAAAAAAATAAATTTATATTGCAACATTTTTAAATAGGCGTCGACTACCTAGAAGAAACATAAGAATTCACAGTATTAATTTTAAAACGTGCGAAATCAGCTTAGTGATAAAGATCTATTAGCGATGTGCCAAACGGGCAATGAGTCTGGGTTTTCGCAGCTTTATCATCGGTATGCAAAGAAGATTTTTAACTCGATTTATCGGATTTTGGGCAATCAGGAGGAAAGTGAGGATGTTTTACAGGAGACTTTTGTTGACTTTTTTTCAAGATCAGACAAATGGCATAATGTTCTTAGTTTGGAAGCTTGGCTAAGAAGGATGGGGGTAAATAAGGCGATTTCGTTGTTGAGGAAAAATAAGCAGTATTTTACGCCGGTGGATGATTTGGAAATTCAGGATAATGGCGATGACGAATTGCTGGAAAAGGAATGGCGCGAATGTCGTTTAACGGATTTGGAGCAGGCGATCGACCAGCTGACGGGGGTGCCCAAGATGGTCATTAATCTTTATCTGTTTGAAAATATGAGCCATGACGAAGTCGCGGAAGCATTGGGAATGACAGCAGTTGCCGTCCGTAGCCAATACCATCGCGCTAAAAAGAAAATTTACGAACAACTGAAGGAAAGATATAATTATGCGGGATAATTTAAAAGATTTTGTGAACGCTAATCGAGAATCATTTGATCGGAGAGAACCTTCGGCTGATTTGTGGAATAAAATAAGGCCACAAGTAGTGCCGCCCGTTCAGGAAAGAAAGATTAAGCCTCTTTGGAAGTGGGCTAGTGTTGCTGCAGCGGTCTTGTTGGTAGGGACAGCGACTTTCATTGCTTTTGATCAGCATAATGGGATAGAAGTAGAAAAACGAATCGTTGCTGTACATCCTGATGCTGTTCGCGAAAATGAAAGCGATAAAAAGGCCGACAATGCAATAGTAGTAAGCGCTGATACCGATAACTCCCCCAAATTGAATCCATCTATGGCGATAGCGGGTAGGCAAACTAGAAGAAAGCAGTCGGCACCAGCAAACGTGATGAACACTGGTTTCGGTAAAATGCAAGAAAAGATTGATTACGTTGAGATGCTTCAGGATTCGAGTTCCGCAAGCGCACGGCTAAGTGCTGTCTTGGCACTGAAAGATGAAGGTAGTTTAGATCGGAATAGTATAGGAGCATTGGAAAGGACTGCTGTATCGGATCAAAGCAGTAATGTGCGTATAGCTGCAATCGAAACGATATTAAGTGGACTAAGCCAAGAAGAGCGTCAGCAGAAAGTCCAGGACTTCTTTGTGGTGCAAAATGATCCCACATTGCAAATGGAGCTCATGCAAATGATGGTTCAGCAAGATGATTCTAAGATGAAAGCGACAACAAAAGATAAACTAAATGAAATTGTGGAAGATCCATTTACGCTAAAATTTGTGAAGGAACAGGCATACGCGGTATTGTTGAATCAATAGAGAAATGGATTCAAGAACGTCTACTCGTGTAGGCTCGCTTACGAAAACGTAGACCAGGTGACTTGGTTAATAATAATGAAGAAAAAATATATTGAGATGAAAAAGTTAAGGATAATGATGATTGGTTTGACGCTTATTTTTGCATGTGCATTACATGCCCAGGTAAATGAAAGTGTGGAGGGAGCTGCTGTGCCGCCTCTTCCTCCTAAAAAGGCTAGAGTGATTTCAGGCGTTGCTGTAAGTAATAGTAACAATTTTACATTCAATTCCGCCAGCTTAGGCCGTAGTAGCAGGCAAAGGAACTGGAAGGAAATTAAAGTGCCTAATTTAGGAAGTAAACTCCTGTTAAAGTTAGATAATGTTTATATCGAAGGGTATAAGGGGAAGGATGTGCTGATTACCGCTAAGGTTGAGGATAATGAAGAAAATGATCGTGCCAAAGGCCTACGTGTCGTTAATGGTTCTGGATTATCGGATAATTCGGGACTCGGAATGAATATCAAAACAGAAGGTGGAGTGACCGAAATAAGCATGGTTGGGATGCCCCTAGAAGATTCTATCCGAATCAAGATCCCCATGGATCTACCGCTGACGATAAAAGGGGGGCGTGGTGCGATGTTCAATGCTGGAGTGATCGAATTGAAAGATATGCGGGCTGAAGTGGAAGTTTCCAATACGATGGGAAATGTGAATTTATTGAACGTAACGGGGCCAATCAATGTGAAGGTTGCCCAGGGAGATGTAACAGCCAAATTTGTTCAACCTGTCAAAGGGCCTATTTCTCTTGTCGCTGCAATGGGCGCTGTAGATGTTGCTTTTCCCAAGAATTTTGGTGCAAATGTGGATGTAAAATCAGCAATGGGAAATATCTATGCCGCAGATGAATTCCAATTTGAAAAAAACACTGAAGAGCCCCAGTCCACCCCTATGGGCAATGCCGTGAAAGGCAAAATGAATGGCGGTGGACAGGACGTGATTTTGAAAACATCCCTAGGGGATATTTATATTAGGACGCAGAAGTAAATAAAAGTAGCCTGTTATCTTTAGCAGGCTATTTTTTTAGTTCCATACGTACAAGGTACTGATCATTTTCATCTTCATATAGAATTTGAACCACCCAGCCCATTTCGTGCGAAATTTTAATCAATAAATCCTGATCTAAATACAGCCATTTAAAGAGATCGCCTCGGGTGCCTTTGTATTCATACTGGTATTGAATTTCCCCAAAATAGTGGGTCGGCTTTTTGATGTTGTAATCTTTATACAAATAACTGATATCGGATGAATCAAAAATTAGCTGCCCATTTTCCGTCAACAGTTCTTGACTATGGGTGAGTAGTTTTCGAAAGCCCTCCACATCTCCAGCAATACCGATTCCGTTCATCAACAGCAAAAGCGTATCGTACTTCTGCCCTTTAAATTTATAAAAGTCTTCACAGATAATATGTTGTACCCCGCGTTGCTGCATGATATGGCAAGCGGTTTGGGATTGTTCCAATGCATCCACTTGAAATCCCTTTTCTTGTAAATATAGACTATGGCTGCCTACTCCGGCGCCCACATCCAATACATGTCCATCACATAACGATAGACCAATGAATTCTAGCTCTGGAAAATCATCAGGTTCCCGAAAGAAAATCTCTACCGGCATTTCGTCTTTATCGCCATAGCTCGTATGGAGTATGAGGGGGAATTTTTCTTCTTGATGTACAAAGTAATCATCAAGCGCTTCACCGTATACGTCTCTATGCATGGTCATCATCAATCATTAATACTTTCTTTGCAATATAAATGGAGTCTTCATCTCCTGTATGTTTCATCGGTTCGTCAGATAATTTGATGACGGGGCTCCATTGTTCATCCTCTGGCAAAGCATCTGTCATCTTGATGACAATATTCATTGGTTTAAGTCCTACATCATTCGTGAAATTGGTGCCAACACCAAAGGAATGTAAGATTTTACCCTCACAGTAGCTCGCAATTCTTTCGACTTTTTCATAATCTAAGCCATCGGAAAATATAATGGTCTTTGAAAGCGGGTTGATACCATTTTTATTATAGTGTGCAATAACTTTATCTGTAAATTCAAGAGGATCTCCACTATCATGTCGGACTCCATCAAATAATTTGGTTAACTTTTTATCGAATTGCTGAAAGAAGACTTCGGTTGTATAGGTGTCCGACAGCGCTATTCCGAGGTCGCCCCGATAGACATCAGACCAATGTTCGAGCCCCAGGAGGTTGGCCATTTTGTACCCATATTTAGCGGCATGAAACATAAACCATTCGTGGGCATGGGTACCGATGGGCTTCGTTTCATATTTCATTGCGAAATAGACATTGCTGGTGCCAATAAATGTTTTTTCGCCATATTGCTTAAGTGTACGCACCACCAAATCATGTACTTCATGCGAATGGCGTCTTCGTGTGCCAAAATCAGCAATGGTGATATGGAGCTTTTTATATTTTTCGATTTTATCTTTCGCTGTTGCGATTACTTCTGCGTCCGAGAAACGTTGTAAGCCCTGGGATTCATAAAAAAGTTCACAGATAAGAGACATCAAGGGAACTTCCCAGAGAATGGTGCGATACCAGTACCCTTCAATAATGACCTCTAGATCGGGGCCATCCTGAAATATTTTGACTTCTTCGGGATCGTAGCGGTAACCTTGAAGAAAGTCAAAATAGGTTGGGTCAATATAAGGACAAGTTCTGGCAAAAAAAGTCTTTTCGGCTTTTGTTAGCTTCAAATTAGCCATTTCATTAACAGCTTGCTTTAAGAGGACGTCAAAACCATCGGGAAACTTGTGATGTCCCCGATTGATAAAATGATAACGAGCCTTGGCCTTTGGAAACAATTTCACTACAGCATGCTGCATTGTGAATTTATAGAAGTCATTATCTAATATAGAGGTAAATGAAGCCATCCTTATCGATCTGTTTTTTGTTTGAAGCGGTAAATTTACTAATTAACGTGAAATTGTGCGGATTGTTCATAATAATTATAAAAAGACAGGTAAGTAAAAGGCGGGTGAAATTTGTAATTTCATCCGCCTTTTATGAATTAGCATGTTATTCGGTCATCACTATCTTGTTCTTGATCTTTCAGAACCCTGTGAAGAACGTCCTGAGCTACGCTCAACTGAGCTTCCAGAATTTCTTGATCGCGATACGGACGATGAATTATCTATATTGGATCTGCTTCTGGTGTTTTCATAACTTCGATTTTGAGACGGTTGAGCTGCTGGTTGAGACACTGGTTGGCTCGAACGCGTCCGGCTATCGGAATTTCGACTTTGCACCGGCTGAGAAACTGGCTGGCTCGAACGTGTGCGGCTGCCATCATAATTTCCGTTCCGTTGTGGCGCTGTTACAGGTTGAACTACGCGTTGCGGTACGGTCTCATTGGAATTGTTTTGCCTCCCTCTACTGGTAGATGTAGGGTGATTGTTGTTTGGAGCATCCGATTGCCGACCTGATCGCGTTCTAAAATCATAGTTAGGCGAATTAGGTTGTGTACCATTCGTATTT encodes the following:
- a CDS encoding KTSC domain-containing protein: MKKIADYRKLLNVDKSVDLKTLKSTYRTIMKECHPDKFVNDEEGRLAAEEKSVAMIEAYHFLVSICSETLEQQLPIYTETITNSGIQDIDWKGQILTITFQDGSQYEYFGVQRNDYIKFVNADSLGRFARRHIFHSYPYRNVLKTATVS
- a CDS encoding VF530 family protein; this translates as MQEQINNPLHGKRLDTIIEYLVAYYGWEELGQRIAIRCFNDNPSVKSSLTFLRKTPWAREKVEQLYIKTILKK
- a CDS encoding NADPH-dependent FMN reductase; amino-acid sequence: MKTIFAIVGSANTHSSNHHIIRHLQQEINGDSHFTLFDRLKELPPFDPEESRSHPPIEIIALRQIIQEADIVLISSPEYIFSVPSGLKNLLEWCAATTVFNNKPISIITAAAQGEHAHDELQHIMRGLGAQIDEKRNLLIKGVRGKLDHLGEIWDEQLRTALKELAAQLVDRKN
- a CDS encoding sigma-70 family RNA polymerase sigma factor — protein: MRNQLSDKDLLAMCQTGNESGFSQLYHRYAKKIFNSIYRILGNQEESEDVLQETFVDFFSRSDKWHNVLSLEAWLRRMGVNKAISLLRKNKQYFTPVDDLEIQDNGDDELLEKEWRECRLTDLEQAIDQLTGVPKMVINLYLFENMSHDEVAEALGMTAVAVRSQYHRAKKKIYEQLKERYNYAG
- a CDS encoding DUF4097 family beta strand repeat-containing protein, translating into MKKLRIMMIGLTLIFACALHAQVNESVEGAAVPPLPPKKARVISGVAVSNSNNFTFNSASLGRSSRQRNWKEIKVPNLGSKLLLKLDNVYIEGYKGKDVLITAKVEDNEENDRAKGLRVVNGSGLSDNSGLGMNIKTEGGVTEISMVGMPLEDSIRIKIPMDLPLTIKGGRGAMFNAGVIELKDMRAEVEVSNTMGNVNLLNVTGPINVKVAQGDVTAKFVQPVKGPISLVAAMGAVDVAFPKNFGANVDVKSAMGNIYAADEFQFEKNTEEPQSTPMGNAVKGKMNGGGQDVILKTSLGDIYIRTQK
- a CDS encoding bifunctional 2-polyprenyl-6-hydroxyphenol methylase/3-demethylubiquinol 3-O-methyltransferase UbiG: MHRDVYGEALDDYFVHQEEKFPLILHTSYGDKDEMPVEIFFREPDDFPELEFIGLSLCDGHVLDVGAGVGSHSLYLQEKGFQVDALEQSQTACHIMQQRGVQHIICEDFYKFKGQKYDTLLLLMNGIGIAGDVEGFRKLLTHSQELLTENGQLIFDSSDISYLYKDYNIKKPTHYFGEIQYQYEYKGTRGDLFKWLYLDQDLLIKISHEMGWVVQILYEDENDQYLVRMELKK
- the pncB gene encoding nicotinate phosphoribosyltransferase, which gives rise to MASFTSILDNDFYKFTMQHAVVKLFPKAKARYHFINRGHHKFPDGFDVLLKQAVNEMANLKLTKAEKTFFARTCPYIDPTYFDFLQGYRYDPEEVKIFQDGPDLEVIIEGYWYRTILWEVPLMSLICELFYESQGLQRFSDAEVIATAKDKIEKYKKLHITIADFGTRRRHSHEVHDLVVRTLKQYGEKTFIGTSNVYFAMKYETKPIGTHAHEWFMFHAAKYGYKMANLLGLEHWSDVYRGDLGIALSDTYTTEVFFQQFDKKLTKLFDGVRHDSGDPLEFTDKVIAHYNKNGINPLSKTIIFSDGLDYEKVERIASYCEGKILHSFGVGTNFTNDVGLKPMNIVIKMTDALPEDEQWSPVIKLSDEPMKHTGDEDSIYIAKKVLMIDDDHA